Proteins encoded within one genomic window of Oryza brachyantha chromosome 7, ObraRS2, whole genome shotgun sequence:
- the LOC102712187 gene encoding 40S ribosomal protein S12, whose product MAEEALVETPAAPAPVLGEPMDLMTALQLVMKKSSAHDGLVKGLREAAKAIEKHAAQLCVLAEDCDQPDYVKLVKALCAEHNVHLVTVPSAKTLGEWAGLCKIDSEGKARKVVGCSCVVVKDYGEESEGLNIVQDYVKSH is encoded by the exons ATGGC GGAGGAGGCCCTAGTCGAGACTCCAGCTGCCCCGGCCCCGGTTCTTGGAGAACCCATGGATCTCATGACCGCTCTGCAGCTCGTGATGAAGAAGTCAAGTGCTCATGATGGGCTTGTGAAGGGTCTCCGTGAGGCGGCCAAGGCCATTGAGAAGCATGCTGCTCAGCTCTGTGTGCTTGCTGAGGATTGCGACCAACCTGATTATGTCAAGTTGGTTAAGGCTCTCTGTGCTGAGCACAATGTTCACCTTGTTACTGTGCCTAGTGCTAAGACTCTTGGCGAGTGGGCCGGG CTTTGCAAGATTGATTCTGAGGGCAAGGCAAGGAAGGTTGTGGGCTGCTCCTGCGTCGTTGTCAAG GACTACGGTGAAGAGTCTGAGGGCCTTAACATAGTGCAGGACTATGTCAAATCACACTAG